In Microvenator marinus, one genomic interval encodes:
- a CDS encoding polyhydroxyalkanoate synthesis regulator DNA-binding domain-containing protein, which yields MVKLIKKYTNRRLYDTDDSRYITLDELAELIRKGHDVKVIDAQSDQDLTQATLAQIVVESRGAAKLLPVPLLTQMVRMEDDALAEFMSLYLTWSLDIYYAMKQARVATGADAYQEFLGRYAQMATMPLNMARGGLNLVRGKLKNEKDVAEAPREEENEIDSLRDEINELKELIKGLAEKPRGRSKT from the coding sequence ATGGTTAAGTTGATCAAGAAATACACAAACAGACGTCTATATGACACCGATGATAGCCGGTACATCACGCTTGATGAGCTCGCGGAGCTCATTCGAAAAGGGCATGACGTCAAGGTGATAGACGCCCAGAGTGATCAGGATTTAACTCAGGCGACACTCGCGCAGATTGTTGTGGAGTCGAGAGGTGCAGCCAAACTGCTTCCAGTCCCGTTGCTCACGCAAATGGTCCGAATGGAAGACGATGCGCTGGCTGAGTTCATGAGCCTCTACCTGACCTGGTCTCTGGACATCTACTACGCCATGAAACAGGCACGGGTAGCCACAGGGGCAGATGCCTACCAGGAGTTCTTGGGGCGCTATGCACAGATGGCCACGATGCCTTTAAACATGGCGCGTGGGGGCTTGAATCTGGTGCGCGGAAAGCTCAAAAATGAAAAGGATGTAGCTGAGGCTCCGCGCGAAGAAGAAAACGAGATCGATTCCCTCCGAGACGAAATCAATGAACTCAAAGAACTCATCAAAGGGCTCGCCGAAAAGCCCAGAGGACGCTCAAAAACCTAG
- a CDS encoding AMP-dependent synthetase/ligase, with protein sequence MDITPYLDLRIAPRAVFDSLPERRARPRFMVPDGKDWRAVTWQAFAEQIQAIGTYLMLGLGQESGVKPGERSAILANNRVEWISAALGIQAVGGVMVPIYPSSTDEQIGYIVDHSDTRVLFVDSAELLERVVGAWDDLGRVEKVVLFDTVDLGQLAANLRAKNLRCPSVTELSARIVVWEDAIRLGQALIAERPDAFFQTMEKVSLDQAGVMLYTSGTTGPPKGVPLTHRNIGVNGRDWLQSNASLIDENSVDLLWLPMSHIFGFGEACLGNSLGFTSYLSDPATVLTRLPEVRPNVFMSVPRYFEKLAQLASTERDAKSRSKKLAEISGGRLKFCLSGGAGLKREVKEFFHECGLLIIEGYGLTEASPTLTLNRPDAFRFDTVGKPLPSVEIRLGEDSEILARGESIFGGYHKDPSATRDAFTQDGWLKTGDLGRFTDDGFLQIIGRKKEIIVTAGGKNIAPGNIEVKFNDDPFIAQLVVFGDAEKYLTAGVWVHPEAIEKKLGKSASPDEIKSFLKPRIEAVNGELAKHETIKDFLVFEEPLSVENGFLTPTLKVKRNLVYQEFGPRISELYK encoded by the coding sequence ATGGACATTACGCCCTATCTCGACCTTAGAATCGCACCACGAGCCGTATTCGATAGCCTGCCAGAGAGGCGTGCCCGCCCGAGGTTTATGGTGCCAGACGGCAAGGACTGGCGCGCTGTGACTTGGCAAGCCTTTGCCGAACAGATTCAGGCTATCGGCACCTACCTGATGCTTGGACTCGGTCAAGAGAGCGGCGTTAAACCCGGCGAACGATCTGCAATCCTAGCGAATAACCGGGTTGAATGGATTTCCGCGGCCCTTGGAATCCAAGCGGTTGGCGGCGTGATGGTTCCCATCTACCCTTCGAGTACCGATGAGCAGATCGGCTACATCGTCGACCATAGCGACACACGGGTGCTCTTTGTGGACTCAGCCGAGCTCTTAGAACGGGTTGTCGGCGCGTGGGACGACCTTGGCAGGGTTGAGAAGGTTGTGTTGTTCGACACCGTAGATCTTGGCCAATTGGCGGCCAACCTACGAGCCAAAAACCTACGATGCCCAAGCGTCACCGAACTCAGCGCCCGGATTGTGGTTTGGGAGGATGCGATAAGACTAGGGCAGGCGCTCATCGCAGAACGACCGGATGCATTCTTCCAGACCATGGAAAAGGTCTCTTTGGACCAAGCCGGTGTGATGCTTTACACCTCGGGAACTACAGGGCCGCCAAAAGGCGTTCCGCTCACGCACCGCAATATCGGCGTCAACGGGCGCGACTGGCTTCAATCGAATGCCTCTCTGATCGACGAAAATTCGGTGGATCTTCTCTGGCTTCCGATGAGTCATATCTTTGGTTTTGGCGAAGCATGCTTGGGGAATTCGTTGGGCTTTACGTCTTACCTTTCAGACCCAGCTACAGTCTTAACTCGACTCCCTGAAGTTCGACCCAATGTCTTCATGAGCGTACCCAGGTATTTCGAGAAGCTAGCCCAACTCGCCAGTACCGAACGAGACGCGAAATCACGCTCAAAGAAGTTGGCAGAAATCAGCGGGGGCAGGTTGAAGTTCTGTCTCTCAGGTGGTGCCGGCCTCAAACGCGAAGTCAAAGAATTCTTCCACGAGTGCGGGCTCCTCATTATCGAAGGCTATGGACTTACCGAAGCGAGCCCAACTCTGACATTGAACCGTCCGGATGCATTCCGTTTCGATACCGTTGGAAAGCCCCTCCCCTCCGTTGAGATCAGACTTGGGGAAGACTCCGAGATACTCGCCCGTGGCGAATCCATCTTTGGCGGCTACCACAAGGATCCGAGCGCGACCCGAGACGCTTTTACTCAGGACGGCTGGCTCAAGACCGGAGATCTTGGCAGATTCACCGACGACGGATTTCTGCAGATCATAGGACGAAAGAAGGAAATCATTGTCACTGCTGGAGGTAAAAACATTGCCCCTGGTAACATAGAAGTAAAATTTAATGATGACCCCTTTATTGCTCAACTCGTGGTCTTTGGTGACGCAGAGAAATATTTGACAGCCGGTGTCTGGGTCCACCCAGAAGCGATCGAAAAGAAGCTCGGCAAGAGCGCGTCACCGGACGAAATCAAAAGCTTCTTAAAACCTAGAATTGAAGCGGTAAACGGCGAGCTAGCGAAGCATGAGACGATAAAAGACTTTTTGGTTTTCGAGGAGCCACTGAGTGTTGAGAACGGATTCCTTACACCGACACTAAAGGTCAAACGCAACCTGGTCTATCAGGAGTTTGGTCCTCGCATTTCTGAGCTCTATAAGTGA
- a CDS encoding poly(R)-hydroxyalkanoic acid synthase subunit PhaE — MMWQMWKKGFDQWEATTAKYLEEVIRNPAVLKASGDMLNGSMKTKAQTEKFMSQWWSMMGLPTRTDQERTLHALNQLQSRILDLEEKLEARGE, encoded by the coding sequence ATGATGTGGCAAATGTGGAAAAAAGGATTCGATCAGTGGGAAGCAACAACGGCCAAATACCTCGAAGAGGTGATTCGAAACCCTGCCGTACTAAAGGCTTCCGGAGACATGCTCAATGGCTCCATGAAGACCAAAGCACAAACCGAGAAGTTCATGTCTCAGTGGTGGTCCATGATGGGCCTTCCAACGCGCACCGATCAGGAGCGTACCCTCCACGCGCTCAACCAGCTTCAAAGCCGTATTCTCGACCTTGAGGAGAAACTCGAAGCACGCGGTGAGTAA
- a CDS encoding NupC/NupG family nucleoside CNT transporter — protein sequence MFQSLLGILVFPVLAWVLGSRSKQVSWRLALGALGLQIGLAILFVFTPGLRDLLAALNSVVLTLDQSTTKAAGFMFGYLAGAALPFEEISPGGSFIVAFRVLPLIMVVSAISAVLFHWGVLQRVVAGFAWLLKRVMGISGPLGFSASSTLFLGIIEAPLIVKPYLQKMRSSELLALMTCAMATVAGTVMVLYASVLEPVLPNAMGHILVASAVSIPAALLMAHLHLPGEIGAESEEKMEIKVESQSTMDALMRGTREGLEMCLQIAATIIVLFALVHFFNAGLGLLPGELTLERMVAWVFAPIVWLMGIPAKEVMVAAELMGTKTVLNEFVAYLNFASTSGAGLSETSRVIMVYAMCGFANLGSLGILVGGLDAIIPERRKEVAALSFRAILTGTLATCSTGALIGVLAHAGLVSL from the coding sequence ATGTTTCAAAGTCTCCTAGGTATTCTCGTGTTCCCAGTCTTGGCTTGGGTCTTGGGCTCGCGCTCGAAGCAGGTCTCTTGGCGCCTGGCCCTGGGCGCACTCGGCCTTCAGATTGGGCTCGCCATCCTCTTCGTGTTCACTCCAGGGCTCAGGGACCTCTTGGCTGCGTTGAACTCGGTAGTTCTTACGCTCGACCAGTCCACCACAAAGGCTGCAGGCTTCATGTTCGGCTACCTCGCTGGCGCGGCGCTTCCGTTCGAGGAAATAAGCCCGGGAGGCTCGTTTATCGTGGCATTTCGGGTCTTGCCGCTCATCATGGTCGTGAGTGCGATTTCGGCGGTTCTCTTTCATTGGGGAGTCTTGCAACGGGTCGTGGCGGGCTTTGCGTGGCTGCTCAAACGCGTGATGGGTATCAGTGGCCCACTTGGTTTTTCCGCGTCTTCCACGCTCTTTCTTGGAATCATCGAGGCACCACTTATTGTGAAGCCCTACCTTCAAAAAATGAGATCGTCGGAACTCTTGGCCCTGATGACTTGCGCGATGGCAACGGTGGCTGGGACAGTGATGGTGCTTTATGCCTCCGTGCTCGAGCCCGTGTTGCCGAACGCAATGGGCCATATCCTTGTGGCTTCCGCAGTGAGTATTCCCGCAGCATTGCTCATGGCACACCTCCATTTGCCCGGCGAAATTGGTGCGGAGTCCGAAGAAAAAATGGAGATCAAGGTTGAGTCTCAGAGCACCATGGACGCACTCATGCGTGGAACGCGCGAAGGGCTCGAAATGTGCCTCCAGATCGCGGCGACAATCATCGTGCTTTTCGCCTTGGTTCATTTCTTCAACGCAGGTCTGGGACTACTTCCGGGGGAGTTGACGCTCGAGAGAATGGTGGCCTGGGTGTTTGCGCCAATCGTGTGGTTGATGGGCATTCCGGCCAAGGAAGTCATGGTCGCGGCTGAGCTCATGGGGACCAAGACCGTACTCAATGAGTTCGTGGCGTATCTGAACTTCGCATCAACTTCGGGCGCCGGGCTGAGTGAGACGAGCCGCGTCATCATGGTCTACGCGATGTGCGGTTTTGCTAACCTCGGAAGTCTGGGCATCTTGGTGGGTGGGTTGGACGCCATTATCCCAGAGAGGCGTAAGGAAGTCGCCGCCCTCAGCTTCAGAGCCATCCTCACCGGCACGCTCGCCACGTGTTCGACGGGCGCCCTCATAGGCGTGCTGGCTCACGCCGGACTCGTGAGCCTCTGA
- a CDS encoding SDR family oxidoreductase has protein sequence MNLKEMNVIVTGAASGLGRCFALNLAQAGAGVVAFDMNKEGLDALEAESDRIVGFVGSVTSEDDVKASVQTCVEKFGAVHGVVNNAGIFRDGLLVRVDRKTGELHTMSLDDWNAVIDVDLTGPFLFAREVAAQMIRDNNGGVIVNISSCSRHGNRGQSNYSAAKAGLVADTKLWGEELAKHGIRVGAVAPGFVQTPILDGMRPEMLEKMVSKVPLGRVAKPEEIFQAVRFIFECDYFTGRCIDVDGGITM, from the coding sequence ATGAATTTGAAAGAAATGAATGTGATTGTGACCGGCGCAGCAAGCGGCCTTGGACGTTGTTTCGCGCTGAATTTGGCGCAGGCCGGTGCCGGGGTCGTGGCGTTCGACATGAACAAAGAGGGTCTCGATGCACTCGAAGCTGAGTCGGACCGCATCGTTGGGTTCGTTGGCAGTGTGACCAGCGAGGACGACGTGAAGGCGTCAGTGCAAACGTGCGTTGAGAAGTTTGGTGCCGTTCATGGTGTGGTTAATAACGCGGGCATCTTCCGTGACGGCCTCCTCGTGCGCGTGGACCGAAAGACGGGCGAGCTCCACACGATGTCTCTCGATGACTGGAATGCAGTGATCGACGTTGACCTGACTGGACCCTTCCTCTTTGCTCGTGAGGTCGCAGCACAGATGATTCGCGACAATAACGGCGGAGTCATCGTGAATATCTCCTCGTGCTCTCGGCATGGAAACCGCGGTCAGTCGAACTACTCGGCAGCAAAAGCGGGGCTCGTGGCTGATACGAAGCTCTGGGGTGAGGAGCTCGCAAAGCATGGGATTCGTGTAGGCGCCGTGGCACCTGGATTTGTGCAGACCCCGATTCTGGATGGCATGCGTCCAGAGATGCTCGAGAAGATGGTCTCGAAGGTGCCTCTTGGTCGTGTCGCGAAGCCAGAAGAGATCTTCCAAGCCGTTCGGTTCATCTTTGAGTGTGATTACTTTACCGGCCGTTGCATCGATGTGGACGGTGGGATTACGATGTAG
- a CDS encoding alpha/beta fold hydrolase, with product MSIAPTPRDVVMRDGTAELTRFRPVVANPGPVVLLVPSLINRWYVIDLHEEASLVKACVEAGLDTYCLDWGVPRDEDRYLNWDDVLARLGRAFRKVLRVTGEDKIGVLGYCMGGTLTGIYTALNPEHVASFVNLAGPFDFEHAGVLGEMTDPRWFDPEVIAQAGNVAPQQMQSGFVSMRPTSQISKWVSFANKAHDPVFRDSFEALDTWASDNIPFPGAAYVTYIKELYQENKLVKGEHWVHGKRVDLSQITCPTLTIATSSDHICPPLAAQGLHDSVGAEDKRMVTVKGGHVGAVVGSRAKTDLYPIITDFFLETLEKSPKKSRVALVDEPPKDPAPESVEVAEDAQKTSKASPKRRGGKS from the coding sequence ATGAGTATTGCACCCACACCACGTGATGTGGTCATGCGCGATGGCACCGCCGAGTTGACACGGTTTAGGCCAGTGGTGGCCAACCCCGGTCCGGTGGTCCTTCTGGTTCCGTCGCTTATCAACCGCTGGTACGTGATCGATCTTCACGAGGAAGCGAGCCTTGTAAAGGCGTGTGTCGAGGCGGGCCTCGATACGTACTGCTTGGATTGGGGCGTGCCGCGTGACGAAGACCGCTACCTAAACTGGGACGATGTACTTGCACGCCTTGGTCGCGCGTTCCGAAAGGTCTTGAGAGTGACCGGAGAAGACAAGATCGGTGTGCTTGGGTATTGCATGGGAGGCACGCTGACCGGCATCTACACAGCCCTAAACCCAGAACACGTTGCCTCATTCGTTAACCTAGCCGGGCCCTTTGATTTCGAGCATGCCGGCGTCTTGGGTGAAATGACGGACCCGCGTTGGTTTGACCCTGAGGTGATAGCGCAGGCGGGCAATGTTGCGCCGCAACAAATGCAATCTGGTTTTGTGTCGATGCGTCCGACTTCGCAGATTTCAAAATGGGTTTCGTTCGCGAACAAGGCGCACGACCCGGTGTTCCGTGACTCTTTTGAGGCTTTGGATACATGGGCCTCAGACAACATACCATTTCCGGGTGCGGCATATGTGACCTATATCAAGGAGCTCTACCAGGAGAACAAGTTGGTTAAGGGCGAGCATTGGGTGCACGGCAAGCGCGTCGATCTGAGCCAGATTACATGCCCAACGCTGACCATCGCGACTTCGAGCGACCATATTTGCCCACCGTTGGCAGCTCAGGGGTTGCACGATTCGGTGGGAGCCGAGGACAAACGCATGGTCACCGTCAAGGGAGGCCACGTTGGGGCTGTGGTTGGCTCGAGGGCAAAAACAGACCTCTATCCAATCATCACGGATTTCTTCTTGGAAACCCTGGAGAAATCACCGAAAAAGTCTCGGGTAGCACTGGTGGATGAGCCACCCAAAGATCCAGCACCTGAAAGTGTTGAAGTAGCAGAAGACGCTCAGAAAACTTCGAAAGCATCGCCAAAGCGGCGAGGAGGAAAGTCATGA
- a CDS encoding vWA domain-containing protein, producing MTALFKLKRFYPVAIALAIWGPFLTYQMVQEVNEKYFEEVPAERADLLTIQDTVEPTTEKLVALDRKSGSIMYGAQLSHIQTDKPGTFYAALALQAVDTLEVQSAPVDVTIVLDISGSMNDSNKLNDALQAARTLVVGLDSNDRVSLVTYSDQASLEVPPAAATQEHKATIFAELNSTYAQGGTNIGEGFTSAGLAMAESSGEFVRRVILISDGNPSVGVVDPVQLAQSAGALRESKNLTISTIGLGLDYNARLMEEIANQGGGSYYFVGNSNEISDVLAKELGSMKKTLANNVRVKITTPEFISITNSVGGAVTKYSSREGEIYIGDFPAGNHRSAFVELEVLNPKALIENGAVLKVEVTHSEGTKFLTHSMDLTMGYGSEMVEEPVLTRLKQIETSESVRTAMELFDSYQKERAAQTLERQEAINREFLKRYGIESAAFDRVNKDLLRTAEKLRVIEAKSYEGKWLIKEKFNYANGSIQSEVNF from the coding sequence ATGACAGCCTTATTCAAACTCAAAAGATTCTACCCCGTCGCTATTGCCCTTGCGATCTGGGGTCCATTTCTCACCTATCAAATGGTCCAAGAGGTTAATGAGAAGTACTTCGAGGAAGTGCCTGCGGAGCGCGCTGACTTGTTGACCATTCAGGACACGGTTGAGCCGACCACAGAAAAACTTGTCGCACTTGACCGTAAAAGTGGGTCCATCATGTATGGCGCCCAGCTCTCGCACATCCAGACCGACAAGCCCGGCACGTTCTATGCTGCGCTAGCCCTTCAAGCCGTGGACACCCTTGAGGTGCAGTCAGCCCCTGTCGACGTCACCATTGTTCTCGATATTTCAGGATCGATGAACGACTCAAACAAGCTCAACGACGCGTTGCAGGCAGCGCGAACACTTGTGGTCGGGCTCGACTCAAACGACCGAGTTTCACTCGTGACATACTCAGACCAGGCCTCGCTTGAAGTTCCGCCAGCGGCCGCAACCCAAGAGCACAAAGCGACGATCTTCGCCGAGCTAAATTCGACCTATGCCCAGGGCGGAACCAATATTGGAGAAGGGTTCACCAGTGCGGGTTTGGCGATGGCCGAATCCAGTGGTGAGTTTGTGCGCCGAGTCATCCTGATCTCGGACGGAAATCCGTCCGTGGGCGTGGTAGATCCTGTCCAGCTTGCACAAAGCGCTGGAGCTCTGCGCGAGAGTAAGAACCTGACGATCTCAACGATCGGACTTGGTCTGGACTACAACGCACGGCTTATGGAAGAGATCGCGAACCAGGGCGGTGGCTCCTACTACTTTGTGGGCAACTCCAACGAGATTTCAGACGTGTTAGCTAAAGAACTTGGATCTATGAAAAAAACGTTGGCGAACAACGTGCGCGTGAAAATCACAACGCCTGAATTCATATCCATCACGAACTCGGTGGGAGGCGCGGTCACGAAGTATTCTTCACGCGAAGGAGAGATCTACATTGGAGATTTCCCGGCCGGAAATCATCGCAGCGCCTTTGTGGAGCTCGAGGTCCTAAACCCCAAAGCACTCATCGAAAACGGTGCAGTCCTAAAGGTTGAGGTCACACACAGCGAAGGTACAAAATTCCTAACTCACTCGATGGACCTCACCATGGGATACGGGTCAGAAATGGTGGAAGAACCCGTGTTGACCCGGCTAAAGCAGATCGAGACGTCCGAATCTGTTCGGACCGCGATGGAACTCTTCGACTCCTATCAAAAGGAACGAGCAGCACAGACACTTGAGAGGCAAGAGGCCATCAACAGGGAATTCCTGAAACGATACGGCATTGAGAGCGCGGCCTTTGACAGGGTCAATAAAGACCTTCTTCGGACGGCAGAAAAGCTCAGAGTGATCGAAGCCAAAAGTTACGAAGGAAAGTGGCTGATCAAGGAGAAGTTCAACTACGCGAATGGCTCCATCCAAAGCGAAGTGAACTTCTAG
- a CDS encoding PHA/PHB synthase family protein, whose translation MISRILNIKRKLVDEKVPVGQTPADVIFSENKWRLLRYRSESSTGTPVLLVPSLINRHYVLDLIPGKSFAEYLVEQGHDVFIIDWGTPGREDRYLEFETFVQDYIGRAIRKACQVSGHPKIHILGYCLGGLMTTIHAALNPEHILTLTNLAAPVSFEDEGLLSVFSREVPLDLEALVAAFGNVPWPLMQFGFHLLRPTMTLSKLAYMWEKAEDDEFLDGFFAIETWGNDNVSFPGQAFLTYINTLYRQNQLIRGEYHVRGRAVELAQIQCPLLNIVFKHDNIVPAESAAVLNEVVSSEDKTLLEINGGHVGAVVSRKASTTLWPVVSQWWRAHDQNESEECPTLLMHG comes from the coding sequence ATGATCTCTCGAATATTAAATATCAAGCGCAAGCTCGTTGATGAAAAGGTTCCTGTCGGCCAAACTCCAGCTGACGTCATATTCTCCGAGAATAAGTGGCGCCTGCTTCGATACAGATCTGAGTCGTCGACCGGAACTCCCGTACTTCTGGTGCCTTCGCTCATCAACCGTCACTACGTGCTCGACCTTATCCCAGGTAAGAGCTTTGCCGAGTATCTGGTGGAACAGGGGCATGATGTCTTCATCATCGACTGGGGAACTCCGGGACGAGAAGACCGATATCTGGAGTTTGAGACATTCGTACAAGACTATATTGGGCGTGCGATACGCAAGGCTTGTCAGGTATCTGGGCACCCCAAAATCCACATCCTTGGATATTGTCTTGGTGGCCTGATGACCACCATTCATGCGGCTTTGAACCCTGAACACATCCTTACCCTCACCAATCTTGCGGCTCCGGTATCCTTTGAGGACGAAGGCCTCCTGAGCGTGTTTAGCCGTGAAGTGCCTCTTGACTTGGAGGCTCTCGTCGCGGCGTTTGGAAACGTACCTTGGCCGCTGATGCAGTTTGGGTTTCACCTGCTTCGCCCAACCATGACGCTCTCCAAACTGGCCTATATGTGGGAGAAAGCCGAGGACGATGAGTTTCTGGATGGTTTCTTCGCGATCGAAACCTGGGGTAACGATAATGTGAGTTTCCCAGGGCAAGCCTTCCTGACCTATATCAACACGCTCTACAGGCAGAATCAGCTGATTCGCGGCGAGTATCACGTACGCGGCCGGGCGGTAGAATTGGCCCAGATTCAATGCCCCCTTTTGAACATTGTCTTTAAGCACGACAATATTGTGCCCGCCGAGTCTGCCGCAGTTTTGAACGAGGTCGTGAGTTCCGAAGACAAGACGCTTCTTGAGATCAACGGGGGCCACGTGGGTGCTGTGGTTTCAAGAAAGGCCTCCACAACGCTTTGGCCGGTCGTTTCTCAATGGTGGAGAGCCCATGATCAGAATGAGAGCGAAGAGTGCCCAACCCTTCTGATGCACGGCTAA
- a CDS encoding TIGR04551 family protein — translation MKLSRLSAAMVVLTFTGAAAAEQAPSLSTLGYDILHAQERVEVDGYFRWRGEVLNNLDLDHGLTPSGLPLYPVPLSGGQTLTTSDMRLRTDISIYSPLGDVAVKARLDVIDNLSLGSTPSGPPQTTTTQDPTLLSVKRAWAEVLTPFGLLSVGRMGAHWGLGILANAGDCLECDSGDAADRIAFITPIGGHILAAAYDIGYVGPWVEQRQQRYVDIEPSDDVKALTFAFLNYDTPQTLERRRNAERATFNYGLTFSYRWQTADTPSWYLPNTTSTETPVVPRNLSAWATDMWLRFDSAWGRVELEAVYVGGEIEDASLLPGVIYPEPLTTNQWGAALQTEFGRKEWWASFGVDAGIASGDGAPGFGVNPGPFDSPAEPGDLDGPQSRLPSDNAVNNFKFHPDYRVDQILFREIIGTVTDAAYVRPHVDFVFGQVGQGNFRFELAGIYSQALNAASTPGQEAPLGIELNPSLKWEGTAFSAALDYAILMPLSGMNNPNRGLEASEAQLLRLQLWTQF, via the coding sequence ATGAAGCTGAGCCGCCTTAGTGCCGCTATGGTCGTGCTAACTTTCACGGGCGCCGCCGCAGCGGAGCAGGCCCCAAGCCTCTCAACCCTTGGGTACGATATCCTTCACGCCCAAGAGCGTGTTGAAGTTGACGGATATTTTCGTTGGCGAGGCGAAGTCTTGAACAATTTGGACCTCGACCATGGGCTGACGCCGTCGGGGCTCCCACTCTATCCGGTGCCGCTATCAGGTGGCCAAACTCTAACCACCTCTGACATGAGGCTCAGGACCGATATCTCGATCTACTCGCCGCTCGGAGACGTGGCCGTTAAGGCACGTTTAGACGTGATCGATAACCTCTCGCTTGGCTCGACCCCATCCGGACCGCCCCAAACCACCACAACTCAAGACCCAACGCTACTGAGCGTCAAACGTGCCTGGGCCGAAGTCTTGACACCGTTCGGTCTCTTGAGCGTGGGACGCATGGGAGCCCATTGGGGGTTAGGGATTTTGGCCAACGCGGGAGACTGCCTTGAGTGCGACTCCGGAGATGCTGCGGACCGCATCGCGTTTATCACCCCGATCGGAGGCCATATCCTGGCCGCTGCCTATGATATTGGTTACGTGGGACCATGGGTGGAGCAGCGCCAGCAGCGGTATGTAGACATTGAGCCCTCAGACGACGTCAAAGCGCTCACATTCGCATTCTTGAACTACGACACTCCCCAAACCTTGGAGCGGCGGAGGAATGCCGAGAGAGCTACCTTCAACTACGGACTGACGTTTTCGTATCGTTGGCAGACCGCAGACACACCGAGTTGGTATCTGCCCAACACGACGAGCACCGAAACCCCGGTCGTACCTCGGAATCTTAGCGCGTGGGCCACCGATATGTGGTTGCGCTTCGATTCTGCGTGGGGCCGCGTGGAGCTTGAGGCTGTATACGTCGGTGGAGAAATTGAGGATGCATCTCTTCTTCCGGGAGTCATCTACCCCGAACCGCTGACGACGAATCAATGGGGTGCTGCGCTCCAAACCGAGTTTGGCAGAAAGGAGTGGTGGGCGAGCTTTGGGGTGGATGCGGGCATCGCAAGTGGAGATGGTGCACCGGGGTTCGGAGTCAATCCTGGACCTTTTGATTCTCCCGCTGAGCCAGGCGATCTAGATGGTCCTCAGTCGCGTCTGCCTTCGGACAACGCGGTCAATAATTTCAAGTTTCATCCGGACTACCGTGTCGACCAGATCCTCTTTCGGGAGATCATCGGTACGGTAACGGATGCCGCTTATGTGCGGCCTCACGTAGACTTCGTCTTCGGTCAGGTCGGCCAAGGTAATTTTCGGTTCGAGCTCGCTGGCATTTACTCCCAGGCGCTGAATGCCGCGTCCACGCCGGGACAAGAAGCGCCGCTTGGAATCGAGCTCAATCCATCGCTCAAATGGGAAGGCACGGCTTTTTCGGCGGCGCTTGACTACGCGATCTTGATGCCACTTTCTGGGATGAACAACCCGAACCGAGGCCTTGAGGCGAGCGAAGCTCAACTGCTTAGACTCCAACTTTGGACACAATTCTGA
- a CDS encoding alpha/beta fold hydrolase, with translation MKLAHSIHLLVLAGLLQGCLSFHNGPIPDAPPSGKKDVGVTHYVELEGSRIHYLEAGEGPAVVLIHGFASSLDAWNTVIGPLAKHRRVIALDLKGFGYSDRAPGDYSPAAQARIVNALMEHVGAQTFEVVAHSWGASVALKLALQEPEKVDKLALYDAWVYYEQLPTFFQWARAPFLGDMMFALWYRERPQDKIAGAFYDPRYVTQELVDTVETDLAIPGVTAAALEAVRGQTYEDWQHQYKTIEQPTLLLWGENDAVTRLEFGERLARDLPNAELVIYPQCGHFPMIEAAKQSTRDLLEFLLAPEAP, from the coding sequence TTGAAACTCGCCCACTCCATTCATCTCTTAGTCTTGGCGGGACTTCTGCAAGGTTGTTTGAGTTTTCATAACGGCCCGATCCCCGACGCTCCTCCGAGCGGCAAAAAGGATGTCGGGGTCACACATTACGTGGAGCTCGAGGGGTCGCGGATTCATTATCTGGAGGCAGGGGAAGGCCCGGCCGTGGTGCTGATTCACGGGTTCGCCTCTTCATTGGACGCCTGGAACACCGTGATTGGGCCACTCGCAAAGCACCGCCGTGTGATTGCACTCGATCTCAAGGGTTTTGGCTATAGCGACCGAGCCCCTGGCGACTACTCACCGGCGGCACAGGCCCGCATTGTGAACGCGCTCATGGAACATGTGGGCGCTCAGACTTTTGAGGTCGTCGCACACTCGTGGGGAGCTTCAGTGGCACTTAAGTTAGCCCTCCAAGAGCCCGAAAAGGTGGACAAGCTCGCCCTCTACGACGCCTGGGTCTATTACGAACAGCTCCCAACATTTTTTCAGTGGGCGCGCGCGCCATTCCTCGGCGATATGATGTTTGCCCTCTGGTATCGAGAGCGCCCGCAGGACAAGATTGCAGGAGCGTTCTACGACCCAAGGTATGTGACCCAAGAGCTCGTGGACACGGTGGAGACTGACCTCGCCATTCCTGGCGTGACCGCGGCTGCCCTTGAGGCCGTGCGCGGTCAGACCTATGAGGATTGGCAGCACCAATACAAGACTATCGAACAACCCACTCTTTTGCTCTGGGGCGAGAACGATGCTGTAACGCGGCTTGAGTTCGGAGAGCGACTGGCACGGGACCTGCCGAACGCCGAGCTCGTCATCTATCCACAATGTGGCCACTTTCCGATGATCGAAGCGGCAAAGCAGTCGACCCGAGACCTGCTTGAATTCTTGCTTGCACCGGAGGCCCCATGA